A region from the Pempheris klunzingeri isolate RE-2024b chromosome 17, fPemKlu1.hap1, whole genome shotgun sequence genome encodes:
- the LOC139216419 gene encoding tripartite motif-containing protein 16 isoform X2 has protein sequence MPSSTVRTKGIMPVPKRAGKNNAAEEVKLPPYEPNVPEPTTRADFVKYWVPVSLDDKTAQKLLWISEGGSKVARTSEAVCPYPNRPERYEHSPQVLCKESLLGHRGYWEVDYDGWVVIGVVCESAPRKSQDGPCGLGENPTSWGAGWSGSCYQVWNNGENVDIQLPLSSTMGIYVDQPAGIIKFLLVEGEGEKEVRLIHKFKVGIQEKVFPGFWVGTNSFCLIRKKDQ, from the exons GAAAAAACAACGCTGCAGAAGAAG TAAAGCTGCCGCCATACGAGCCAAATGTCCCTGAACCAACCACCAGGGCCGACTTCGTGAAAT aTTGGGTTCCCGTCTCTCTGGATGATAAAACTGCACAGAAACTGCTGTGGATTTCAGAGGGCGGGTCCAAAGTGGCCCGTACGTCAGAGGCGGTCTGCCCATATCCCAACAGGCCTGAGAGATATGAGCACTCGCCACAG GTTCTGTGTAAGGAGAGTCTGCTAGGCCATCGAGGGTACTGGGAGGTGGACTACGACGGCTGGGTTGTGATTGGGGTGGTCTGTGAGAGTGCCCCCCGGAAGTCCCAGGACGGGCCCTGCGGCCTTGGGGAGAACCCCACCTCCTGGGGCGCCGGCTGGTCTGGTTCCTGCTACCAGGTGTGGAACAATGGCGAGAATGTAGACATCCAGCTCCCCCTGTCCTCCACAATGGGCATCTACGTCGACCAGCCCGCTGGCATCATAAAGTTCCTCTtggtggagggagagggcgAGAAGGAGGTGCGGCTGATTCACAAGTTCAAAGTCGGCATTCAGGAGAAGGTGTTCCCTGGGTTCTGGGTTGGCACAAATTCATTCTGCCTTATTCGGAAAAAGGATCAGTGA
- the LOC139216419 gene encoding tripartite motif-containing protein 16 isoform X1: protein MPSSTVRTKGIMPVPKRAAGKNNAAEEVKLPPYEPNVPEPTTRADFVKYWVPVSLDDKTAQKLLWISEGGSKVARTSEAVCPYPNRPERYEHSPQVLCKESLLGHRGYWEVDYDGWVVIGVVCESAPRKSQDGPCGLGENPTSWGAGWSGSCYQVWNNGENVDIQLPLSSTMGIYVDQPAGIIKFLLVEGEGEKEVRLIHKFKVGIQEKVFPGFWVGTNSFCLIRKKDQ from the exons cagGAAAAAACAACGCTGCAGAAGAAG TAAAGCTGCCGCCATACGAGCCAAATGTCCCTGAACCAACCACCAGGGCCGACTTCGTGAAAT aTTGGGTTCCCGTCTCTCTGGATGATAAAACTGCACAGAAACTGCTGTGGATTTCAGAGGGCGGGTCCAAAGTGGCCCGTACGTCAGAGGCGGTCTGCCCATATCCCAACAGGCCTGAGAGATATGAGCACTCGCCACAG GTTCTGTGTAAGGAGAGTCTGCTAGGCCATCGAGGGTACTGGGAGGTGGACTACGACGGCTGGGTTGTGATTGGGGTGGTCTGTGAGAGTGCCCCCCGGAAGTCCCAGGACGGGCCCTGCGGCCTTGGGGAGAACCCCACCTCCTGGGGCGCCGGCTGGTCTGGTTCCTGCTACCAGGTGTGGAACAATGGCGAGAATGTAGACATCCAGCTCCCCCTGTCCTCCACAATGGGCATCTACGTCGACCAGCCCGCTGGCATCATAAAGTTCCTCTtggtggagggagagggcgAGAAGGAGGTGCGGCTGATTCACAAGTTCAAAGTCGGCATTCAGGAGAAGGTGTTCCCTGGGTTCTGGGTTGGCACAAATTCATTCTGCCTTATTCGGAAAAAGGATCAGTGA